Proteins from a genomic interval of Zingiber officinale cultivar Zhangliang chromosome 2A, Zo_v1.1, whole genome shotgun sequence:
- the LOC122043897 gene encoding major pollen allergen Lol p 11-like — MANRFHAIIFISLLFAFLSSVNIVVSSPDIVIEGRVYCDTCRAGFETTATTYMEGAKVKLVCKNFTTGEVIFTSEATTDSSGTYKLSVEHDHQEESCAIQLAKSSQNDCSEINDDRNSAPVVITHNVGIASNVRHANSLGFLKDQPLSNCGQILMQYALGTEE, encoded by the exons ATGGCAAATCGCTTCCATGCAATTATTTTCATTTCCCTCCTCTTCGCTTTCCTTAGTTCCGTCAACATTGTCGTTTCTTCTCCCGACATCGTGATAGAAGGACGCGTTTATTGTGATACTTGCCGTGCCGGTTTTGAAACCACTGCAACTACATACATGGAAG GTGCAAAGGTGAAGTTAGTGTGCAAAAATTTCACTACGGGCGAAGTCATTTTTACAAGTGAGGCGACAACAGACAGCTCTGGAACCTACAAGCTTAGTGTGGAGCATGATCATCAAGAAGAATCTTGTGCGATCCAACTAGCGAAGAGCTCTCAAAATGATTGTTCCGAGATCAATGACGATAGAAATAGCGCTCCCGTAGTGATAACCCACAATGTTGGAATTGCTTCCAATGTTCGACATGCGAATTCTCTTGGATTCCTGAAAGACCAGCCACTTTCCAATTGCGGGCAGATACTTATGCAATATGCTTTAGGAACCGAAGAATAA